From Mycoplasmopsis gallinacea, the proteins below share one genomic window:
- a CDS encoding PDDEXK nuclease domain-containing protein, with product MREENKLKRIELENENQEILEIANIVKKAKSRTYRKINRELILMYREIGKYLSEKNGNTKYGANFIDKVAEFFEKNHPDLKGFTRRGLYRMKQFYELYKDDKKVSTMLTKIGWSNHIKIMSSCKTQEEREFYIKLVVKNNLTHRQLIRQIDSAYYDCYTLSNKPSVPSIDKVKKATNNLFLDKYVLEFLNAPRILSEKDFQKRIIQNLKDFILEIGKDFSFVGNEYRVQVGSHDYYIDLLFYHRALSCLVAFELKIGEFKPEYVSKMNLYLEALDREYKKECENPSVGVILCATKDDEVVEFALSRSLSPTLVADYTLKLIDKNKLQEKLKEYIEIAQEAEEIE from the coding sequence ATGCGTGAAGAAAATAAATTAAAAAGAATTGAACTAGAAAATGAAAATCAAGAAATTCTTGAAATTGCTAATATTGTAAAAAAAGCAAAATCACGTACTTATAGAAAAATAAATAGAGAATTAATTTTAATGTATAGAGAAATAGGTAAATATCTAAGTGAGAAAAATGGTAACACCAAATATGGTGCAAATTTTATTGATAAAGTTGCTGAATTTTTTGAGAAAAACCATCCAGACTTAAAAGGTTTTACTCGTAGAGGTCTCTATAGGATGAAACAATTTTACGAATTATATAAAGATGATAAAAAAGTTTCAACAATGTTAACAAAAATAGGTTGATCTAATCATATAAAAATAATGTCTAGTTGTAAAACTCAAGAAGAAAGAGAGTTTTATATTAAGTTAGTTGTTAAAAACAACTTAACTCACCGTCAACTTATAAGACAAATTGATAGTGCTTATTATGATTGTTATACTCTTTCTAACAAACCTAGTGTGCCTAGTATAGACAAAGTGAAAAAAGCTACAAATAATTTATTTTTGGATAAATATGTGTTAGAGTTTCTTAATGCACCTAGAATATTAAGCGAAAAAGATTTTCAAAAAAGAATAATTCAAAATTTAAAAGATTTTATATTAGAGATAGGGAAAGATTTTTCTTTCGTTGGAAATGAATATAGAGTCCAAGTTGGTTCTCATGATTATTATATTGATTTACTTTTTTACCATAGAGCTCTTTCATGTTTGGTGGCTTTTGAATTAAAAATAGGTGAATTCAAACCCGAATATGTAAGTAAAATGAATTTATACTTGGAAGCTTTAGATAGAGAATATAAGAAAGAATGCGAAAACCCAAGTGTTGGTGTTATATTATGTGCTACCAAAGATGATGAAGTTGTAGAATTTGCTTTAAGTAGAAGTTTGTCACCAACATTAGTAGCAGATTATACCCTTAAACTCATTGATAAAAATAAACTTCAAGAAAAATTGAAAGAATATATCGAAATTGCTCAAGAAGCTGAAGAAATTGAATAA
- a CDS encoding Cof-type HAD-IIB family hydrolase, giving the protein MEKERYLFAIDLDGTTLRSSQTGEIHDTTVNAIKRATAEGHIVCILTGRPWRSTKFIYDELGLKTIVSNYNGAHIHHPYEYEFIPYIKYLNLNEALYILGDEKVQAELTNIAIEGPDWVQLQHRDPNLEKVFGFETTPKFREGLDFHKLPLMPTGIIFDVKQTTDVEKLRKYLKARYGDLAEFSYWSKGEGLSPVFDMTNITANKGKALSMLIRYYDVKVENTVAIGDGFNDVAMFKVANVSVAMANATKEVKKYASVKVSKTNKEGGVGWYINKFLDNPEAEINKSSIFKQKLSKSVEIE; this is encoded by the coding sequence ATGGAAAAAGAAAGATATCTTTTTGCAATTGATCTTGATGGAACTACTTTACGTTCAAGTCAAACCGGTGAAATTCACGATACAACAGTTAATGCAATTAAAAGAGCAACTGCTGAAGGTCATATTGTTTGTATTTTAACAGGTAGACCTTGAAGAAGTACTAAATTTATTTATGATGAACTTGGGCTTAAAACTATTGTAAGTAACTACAACGGAGCTCACATTCACCACCCATATGAATATGAATTCATTCCATACATTAAATATTTAAACTTAAATGAAGCATTATACATTCTTGGAGATGAAAAAGTTCAAGCAGAACTTACTAACATTGCTATTGAAGGACCTGACTGAGTGCAACTTCAGCACCGTGATCCAAATTTAGAAAAAGTCTTCGGATTTGAAACTACACCTAAATTTAGAGAAGGTCTTGATTTTCATAAACTTCCACTTATGCCTACTGGAATTATTTTTGACGTTAAGCAAACAACAGATGTTGAAAAACTTAGAAAATACCTTAAAGCTCGTTATGGAGATTTAGCTGAATTTTCATATTGATCAAAAGGTGAAGGGCTTTCACCAGTATTTGATATGACTAACATTACAGCTAATAAAGGTAAAGCCTTAAGTATGCTTATTAGATATTATGATGTTAAAGTTGAAAACACAGTTGCTATTGGTGATGGATTTAATGACGTTGCAATGTTTAAAGTGGCTAACGTTTCAGTAGCTATGGCTAATGCAACCAAAGAAGTTAAAAAATATGCTAGTGTTAAAGTAAGTAAAACTAACAAAGAAGGCGGAGTGGGTTGATATATTAATAAGTTTCTTGACAACCCAGAAGCTGAAATTAATAAAAGTAGCATTTTTAAACAAAAATTATCTAAATCAGTAGAAATTGAATAA
- a CDS encoding ribonuclease HIII, whose amino-acid sequence MKYFDNLNHLNLGTRNVVGVDETGVGDYFTPLIAAAAFLPNHLTEWAKKIGVKDSKKLSQKQINEIAPILINTIPHSVYTLTQSGYNSLSKVYNANEMKFFAHQKAINLLVDRYNLRVNHDIDLIVIDQYSTTNSILKYDNKILKLNNWAKLQDYEIDTLLINKAEEVHLSVACASIIARYTLNLKMQEQSQKWNFNFPLGASSKTKEVVNEFTLKFGEKALAEVAKLNFKK is encoded by the coding sequence ATGAAATATTTTGACAATCTTAATCACCTAAATTTAGGCACTAGAAATGTAGTTGGAGTAGATGAAACAGGAGTAGGCGATTATTTTACACCACTAATTGCTGCTGCAGCATTTTTACCTAATCATTTAACTGAGTGAGCTAAAAAAATTGGTGTTAAAGATTCAAAGAAACTATCACAAAAACAAATAAATGAAATTGCTCCTATTTTAATTAATACCATTCCACATTCTGTATATACACTTACACAAAGTGGTTATAACTCTTTAAGCAAGGTTTATAACGCTAATGAAATGAAATTTTTTGCACATCAAAAAGCTATCAATTTGCTCGTTGATCGTTATAACCTTAGAGTTAATCATGATATTGATTTAATTGTCATTGATCAATATTCAACAACTAATTCAATTCTTAAATATGATAATAAGATCTTGAAATTAAACAATTGAGCTAAGTTGCAAGATTATGAAATTGACACTTTACTTATTAATAAAGCAGAAGAAGTTCATCTTTCTGTAGCTTGTGCTTCAATTATTGCACGCTACACATTAAATTTAAAAATGCAAGAGCAATCTCAAAAATGAAACTTTAATTTTCCTCTTGGGGCTTCCTCTAAAACTAAAGAAGTTGTCAATGAATTTACCTTAAAATTTGGTGAGAAAGCTCTTGCAGAGGTTGCAAAACTTAATTTTAAAAAATAA
- a CDS encoding adenine phosphoribosyltransferase — translation MDIKKLIRDVKDFPKPGIIFKDISPLLANGEALSYTIDQIASHCNDVDVIVGPDARGFLFGTPTAAQLKKPFIMVRKPHKLPGEVISMNYDLEYGSNVLEIQKGFIQKGQKVAIVDDVLATGGTTKAIIKLLESQGAIVSKIIVLLELKELKGRELLGKETEVISLIEV, via the coding sequence ATGGATATTAAAAAATTAATTAGAGATGTAAAAGATTTTCCAAAACCAGGAATTATATTCAAAGATATTTCTCCACTCCTTGCAAATGGAGAAGCACTGAGTTATACAATTGACCAAATTGCAAGTCATTGCAATGATGTTGATGTAATTGTAGGGCCAGATGCTCGTGGATTCTTATTTGGTACTCCTACAGCTGCTCAATTGAAAAAACCATTTATAATGGTGAGAAAACCACATAAACTTCCTGGTGAAGTTATCTCAATGAATTATGATTTAGAATACGGAAGCAACGTTTTAGAAATCCAAAAAGGATTTATCCAAAAAGGACAAAAAGTAGCTATTGTGGATGATGTTCTTGCAACCGGAGGGACAACTAAAGCAATTATTAAACTTCTTGAATCTCAAGGCGCAATTGTTTCAAAAATCATTGTTTTATTAGAACTTAAAGAACTTAAAGGTCGTGAACTTTTAGGTAAGGAAACAGAAGTTATTTCTTTAATTGAAGTTTAA
- the infB gene encoding translation initiation factor IF-2: protein MSKKNTRISNVQDVKEQLSTTKTELKDGVFTFTGKLSISDFAEKTKINANEIIKKFFLKGQMYTLNQILEEEEIAELCLEYGFDFKKETNVDGTNFLDELVIIDDEKNLVKRAPIITVMGHVDHGKTTLIDKIRNSNIVASESSGITQHTGAYQIKHKGNKITFIDTPGHEAFTMMRARGAKVTDIVILVVAADDGVMPQTKEAISHAKAANVPIIVFVNKMDKPNKDLDRIKGELAENEVVIEEYGGDTQIVYGSALKGEGLNELFDSIMLLSELLDLKANPSRYPIGTVIESKIDRGVGSVSTIIVENGTLMKGDFLLAGSKYGRVRSIQDSYGNTLEKVEPGAPARISGLNYAPNAGDRFIGMSDEKLAKRLASQKEQFDKINSMNSRANMNNSGKKVINVIIKSDVHGTSEAIKGQIHGLENDEAMVNVISAAAGDVNGSDLLLAQASNAVIFAFNLKLQPAIKQNALNQGVQLIAHDVIYKIVDDIQTMLDGEKAPVYEERKIGEAHIIKVFFYSKVGKIAGCLQDTGVVKAGSKVKVYRKGKMIHEGVLDSLKRELNDAKEVVKGKDFGCHIKGFNDIEEDDLLEFYEDVRVN, encoded by the coding sequence ATGAGCAAGAAAAATACAAGAATTAGTAATGTACAGGATGTTAAAGAGCAACTATCTACAACTAAAACAGAACTTAAAGATGGAGTTTTTACATTTACTGGAAAACTATCAATTAGTGACTTTGCTGAAAAAACCAAAATTAACGCTAATGAAATTATTAAAAAATTCTTTTTAAAAGGTCAAATGTATACCTTAAACCAAATTTTGGAAGAAGAAGAAATTGCTGAGCTTTGCTTAGAATATGGATTTGATTTTAAAAAGGAAACCAATGTTGATGGTACAAACTTTTTAGATGAACTTGTAATTATCGATGATGAAAAAAACTTAGTCAAAAGAGCACCAATTATTACTGTTATGGGACATGTTGACCATGGTAAAACAACTCTGATTGACAAAATTAGGAATTCAAATATTGTAGCTAGTGAAAGCAGTGGAATTACTCAACATACTGGAGCATATCAAATCAAGCATAAAGGAAATAAAATTACCTTTATTGATACTCCAGGGCATGAAGCTTTCACAATGATGCGTGCTAGAGGTGCTAAAGTAACTGATATTGTTATTTTAGTAGTGGCAGCTGATGATGGAGTTATGCCACAAACTAAAGAAGCTATTTCACATGCTAAAGCAGCTAATGTTCCAATTATTGTCTTTGTTAATAAAATGGATAAACCAAATAAAGACTTAGATAGAATTAAAGGGGAACTTGCTGAAAACGAAGTTGTTATTGAAGAATATGGTGGTGATACACAAATTGTGTATGGATCTGCACTTAAAGGTGAAGGTCTTAATGAGCTTTTTGATTCCATTATGCTTCTTAGCGAACTTTTAGATCTAAAAGCTAACCCTTCAAGATATCCAATTGGTACAGTTATTGAATCAAAAATTGATCGTGGAGTTGGTTCAGTTTCTACTATTATTGTAGAAAATGGAACCTTAATGAAAGGTGATTTCTTACTTGCTGGTTCTAAATATGGTCGCGTTAGATCAATTCAAGATAGCTATGGAAATACCCTTGAAAAAGTTGAACCAGGAGCACCTGCTAGAATTAGTGGTTTAAATTATGCTCCAAATGCTGGTGATCGTTTTATTGGTATGTCTGATGAAAAATTAGCTAAAAGACTTGCTAGTCAAAAAGAACAATTTGACAAAATTAACTCAATGAACTCACGTGCAAATATGAACAATTCAGGTAAAAAAGTTATTAATGTAATTATTAAATCTGACGTTCATGGAACTAGTGAAGCTATTAAAGGTCAAATTCACGGACTTGAAAATGATGAAGCTATGGTCAATGTTATTTCAGCTGCAGCTGGTGATGTTAACGGAAGTGATTTACTTTTAGCTCAAGCTTCTAATGCAGTTATTTTCGCATTTAACTTAAAATTACAACCTGCAATTAAACAAAATGCTTTAAACCAAGGTGTGCAACTTATTGCTCATGATGTTATTTACAAAATTGTAGATGATATTCAAACTATGCTTGATGGAGAAAAAGCTCCAGTTTATGAAGAAAGAAAAATCGGTGAAGCTCACATTATTAAAGTATTTTTCTACTCAAAAGTTGGAAAAATTGCAGGGTGTCTTCAAGATACTGGTGTAGTTAAAGCAGGTTCAAAAGTTAAAGTTTATCGCAAAGGTAAAATGATTCATGAAGGTGTGCTTGACTCACTAAAACGTGAACTTAACGATGCTAAAGAAGTTGTTAAAGGTAAAGACTTTGGATGTCATATTAAAGGATTTAATGACATCGAAGAAGATGATTTACTTGAATTTTATGAAGATGTACGTGTAAATTAG
- a CDS encoding YlxR family protein — protein MNKISYTRKCIITNQIVNHELLIRFDYNKSKNEVNLDLDRTLKGRGCYMLLTDENWTKAKKTKALNRAFRTNVSKETYDKIDTIIQEVLNEQEKYKN, from the coding sequence ATGAATAAAATTTCATACACCCGTAAATGCATTATCACAAACCAAATCGTTAATCACGAACTTTTAATTCGTTTTGATTACAACAAAAGTAAAAATGAAGTGAATCTAGATTTAGATCGCACTTTAAAAGGGCGTGGCTGCTATATGCTTTTAACTGATGAAAATTGAACTAAAGCTAAAAAAACCAAAGCCTTAAACCGTGCTTTTCGCACAAATGTTTCAAAAGAGACATATGACAAAATAGACACAATCATTCAGGAGGTACTAAATGAGCAAGAAAAATACAAGAATTAG
- a CDS encoding NusA N-terminal domain-containing protein, translating to MSKIQNDLLNPNPNRDSEFYQVIEGFARNNKLEFKEILEIFQSEINKTIAKNIDPEVEVQLVEDAENKKVYIYNVNGSVVEDSYEFEDEDKINSDEAFELDPTRISFIKLSEARDLYGKKLEVDDVVSIKFSLEALPGKSRNAIMSGFNMSLRAQIKSKTYEAYKDLIGSKLSAKILSKYKNGSFNLEFEDGVTAFLFKNKVNTKSKMELGSYIDVYLENINLENKLSICEVTMISPKEIEDAIKREIPEIANGDILIVKIQRNVGIKSKIAVQPNPERSFDYDVISSIFGEGARRILAVSQSLNGEKIDIVRYSDNKEEYIKYALSPAKVIDVIYQKGTNTYLAIVQPEEVVSAIGREGNNINLAAKLVGAKIEVKSTEDAIKDGIEFNKSNMYEKPLFKATAKNDRTKKARSQYFDNIEIDLQDFKADVQNFMESFNDEPENEPVKEVKGKPKAETKLNENEIDNWFSPENIQIDVEDEGEYDFIEQIDFEELISKEEEETEAKEEAFAEAPAAKKPVEKYKKAKVELKGFKVDNDLANYGLDGNLDLSEFEDEWDE from the coding sequence ATGAGTAAAATCCAAAATGATTTATTAAACCCAAACCCAAATAGAGATTCAGAATTTTATCAAGTAATTGAAGGGTTTGCAAGAAACAACAAATTAGAATTTAAGGAAATTTTAGAAATTTTCCAATCAGAAATTAACAAAACAATTGCTAAAAACATCGACCCTGAAGTTGAAGTTCAATTAGTAGAAGATGCTGAAAACAAAAAAGTTTACATTTACAACGTTAATGGTTCAGTAGTTGAAGATTCATACGAATTTGAAGATGAAGACAAAATTAATAGTGATGAAGCATTTGAACTAGATCCTACTAGAATTTCATTTATTAAACTTTCAGAAGCTCGTGATCTTTACGGAAAAAAATTAGAAGTTGACGATGTTGTTTCTATTAAATTTTCACTTGAAGCACTTCCTGGAAAAAGTAGAAATGCAATTATGAGCGGATTCAATATGTCTTTAAGAGCTCAAATTAAGTCAAAAACTTATGAAGCTTACAAAGATCTTATTGGTTCAAAACTTAGTGCAAAAATTCTTTCAAAATACAAAAATGGTTCATTTAACCTTGAATTTGAAGATGGAGTTACAGCATTTTTATTCAAAAACAAAGTTAATACAAAATCAAAAATGGAACTTGGAAGCTATATTGATGTTTACTTAGAAAACATTAATTTGGAAAACAAATTAAGCATTTGTGAAGTTACAATGATTTCTCCAAAAGAAATTGAAGATGCAATTAAAAGAGAAATTCCTGAAATTGCTAATGGAGATATTTTAATTGTTAAAATCCAGAGAAATGTTGGTATTAAATCTAAAATTGCAGTTCAACCAAATCCTGAAAGAAGCTTTGATTATGATGTTATTTCATCAATTTTCGGTGAAGGTGCAAGACGTATTTTAGCTGTATCACAATCACTTAATGGTGAAAAAATTGATATTGTTCGTTATAGCGATAATAAAGAAGAATACATTAAATATGCTTTATCACCAGCTAAGGTAATTGATGTAATTTATCAAAAAGGAACAAATACATATCTTGCAATTGTACAACCAGAAGAAGTAGTATCAGCAATTGGACGTGAAGGAAATAACATTAACCTTGCAGCTAAACTTGTAGGTGCAAAAATTGAGGTTAAAAGTACTGAAGATGCTATTAAAGATGGAATTGAATTTAACAAAAGCAATATGTATGAAAAACCATTATTTAAAGCAACTGCTAAAAATGATAGAACTAAAAAAGCTCGTTCACAATACTTTGATAACATCGAAATCGACCTTCAAGATTTTAAAGCTGATGTTCAAAACTTCATGGAAAGTTTCAATGATGAACCTGAAAATGAACCAGTTAAAGAAGTAAAAGGTAAACCAAAAGCTGAAACTAAATTAAATGAAAATGAAATTGATAACTGATTTAGTCCAGAAAACATTCAAATCGATGTTGAAGATGAAGGTGAATATGATTTCATTGAACAAATTGACTTTGAAGAATTAATTTCTAAAGAAGAAGAGGAAACTGAAGCTAAAGAAGAAGCGTTCGCAGAAGCTCCTGCTGCTAAAAAACCTGTTGAAAAATACAAGAAAGCTAAAGTTGAACTTAAAGGTTTCAAAGTTGATAATGATTTAGCTAACTACGGTTTAGATGGAAACTTAGACTTAAGCGAATTCGAAGATGAATGAGATGAATAA
- a CDS encoding LSm family protein, with amino-acid sequence MDYKKILNEHFGDLILDAKMVFDPESSLEITINTDSLDVVTEKSRKIVDFLENQTWFKNSWNVIVLSKGTDLNVNLDNASDFVGQMVTFNLHKSFEGQNVFNVEILEDLGDEILVKWNNKGNFRKIKLNKSNITKAEKYIKF; translated from the coding sequence ATGGATTATAAAAAAATTTTAAATGAACACTTTGGTGACCTAATTTTAGATGCCAAAATGGTTTTTGATCCGGAAAGTAGTTTAGAAATTACAATCAATACAGATTCATTAGATGTAGTTACTGAAAAATCAAGAAAAATTGTTGATTTTCTTGAAAATCAAACTTGATTTAAAAATTCATGAAACGTTATTGTTCTTTCAAAAGGAACTGATTTAAATGTGAATTTAGACAATGCAAGTGATTTTGTAGGTCAAATGGTAACTTTCAATTTACATAAAAGTTTTGAAGGACAAAATGTTTTCAATGTGGAAATTTTAGAAGATCTAGGCGATGAAATTCTAGTCAAATGAAACAATAAAGGAAACTTTAGAAAAATCAAATTAAACAAAAGCAATATTACTAAAGCAGAAAAATACATTAAATTTTAG
- a CDS encoding DNA topoisomerase subunit B produces the protein MSEKNQSYDASNIKFLEGLEHVRKRPGMYIGSTSKTGLHHLIWEIVDNSVDEAMAGFADKIYITITKDEHIIVEDNGRGIPVGTHPRFGISALEVVLTKLNAGGKFESNAYKVSGGLHGVGASVVNALSDSLKAWVKRDGKLYFAEFGNGGQTIKSTEVIGEVKPGETGTKIEFHPDYKIMEQVPFDKELVIDHAKQIAHLNKGLYISVTDLRDGKIEEFQYDNGIIDYVKELNEGYNPISDIIFASGDYVVNENDPEHKKTVNIEVACQYLSDLYRSNIISYTNNIATHEGGTHVSGFYDALIRIINNYGIEKGLIKVESDKFTRDDLTEGLTAVISIKYPDPQFEGQTKGKLGSKDARIATNKVFSASFERMLNENPDIAKKIIDRAIMARKSRLASVAARDNARRKSAFDNGGLPGKLSDCSSKNAEISELFIVEGNSAGGSAKMGRDRNIQAILPLRGKVINVEKARQERVLENEEIMSLITALGTGLGDTFNINKLRYHKIVIMTDADVDGAHIRTLLLTFFYRYFKPLIEYGFVYIAQPPLYKIQQNKTVEYAYTDEQKEKIIATLNPNQKINIQRYKGLGEMDPEQLWETTMDPEKRKMLQVQIADAYKADLAFTTLMGENVELRREFIEKNAKFVKNIDL, from the coding sequence ATGAGTGAAAAAAACCAAAGTTATGATGCAAGTAATATTAAGTTTTTAGAAGGTTTAGAGCACGTTAGAAAACGTCCTGGAATGTATATTGGTAGCACTTCAAAAACTGGACTTCACCACTTAATTTGAGAAATTGTTGATAACTCAGTTGATGAAGCAATGGCTGGTTTTGCAGATAAAATTTACATTACAATTACTAAAGATGAGCATATTATTGTTGAAGATAATGGACGTGGAATTCCAGTTGGAACTCATCCAAGATTTGGGATTAGTGCCTTAGAAGTTGTTTTAACCAAACTTAATGCTGGTGGTAAATTTGAATCAAATGCATATAAAGTTTCTGGTGGTCTTCATGGGGTGGGGGCTAGTGTTGTTAATGCACTTAGTGATTCACTTAAAGCTTGAGTTAAAAGAGACGGAAAGCTTTATTTTGCCGAATTTGGTAATGGTGGTCAAACAATTAAATCAACTGAAGTTATTGGTGAAGTGAAACCAGGCGAAACAGGAACTAAAATTGAGTTCCATCCTGATTACAAAATCATGGAACAAGTTCCTTTTGATAAAGAACTTGTTATTGACCACGCTAAGCAAATTGCTCACTTAAATAAAGGGCTTTACATTAGCGTAACTGATTTAAGAGATGGCAAAATTGAAGAGTTTCAATATGATAATGGAATTATTGACTATGTAAAAGAACTTAATGAAGGATATAACCCAATTAGTGATATTATCTTTGCTAGTGGCGATTATGTAGTTAATGAAAATGATCCTGAGCATAAAAAGACTGTTAATATTGAAGTAGCTTGTCAATACCTTAGTGATTTATACCGTAGCAATATTATTTCATATACCAATAATATTGCTACTCATGAAGGTGGAACTCACGTTTCAGGGTTTTATGATGCATTAATTAGAATCATTAATAACTACGGAATTGAAAAAGGACTTATTAAAGTTGAAAGTGATAAGTTTACTCGTGATGATTTAACTGAAGGTCTTACTGCAGTTATTTCAATTAAATATCCTGATCCTCAATTTGAAGGGCAAACCAAAGGTAAGTTAGGTTCTAAAGATGCTCGGATTGCAACAAATAAAGTCTTTTCAGCTTCATTTGAAAGAATGTTAAATGAAAACCCAGATATTGCTAAAAAGATCATTGATCGTGCTATAATGGCTCGTAAAAGTAGACTTGCTTCAGTTGCTGCTAGAGATAATGCTCGTAGAAAAAGTGCTTTTGACAATGGTGGACTTCCAGGAAAATTAAGTGACTGCTCTTCAAAAAATGCAGAAATTAGTGAACTTTTCATTGTCGAAGGGAATTCAGCTGGTGGGAGCGCTAAAATGGGACGTGATCGAAACATTCAAGCTATTTTACCACTTAGAGGTAAGGTAATTAATGTTGAAAAAGCAAGACAAGAAAGAGTGCTTGAAAATGAAGAAATTATGTCTTTAATTACAGCTCTTGGAACAGGACTTGGTGATACTTTCAACATTAACAAATTAAGATATCATAAAATTGTTATTATGACTGACGCCGATGTTGATGGTGCTCACATTAGAACTCTTTTACTTACTTTCTTTTATCGTTATTTCAAACCACTTATTGAATATGGTTTTGTGTATATTGCTCAGCCTCCACTTTACAAAATTCAGCAAAATAAAACTGTTGAATATGCTTATACAGATGAGCAAAAAGAAAAAATTATTGCTACTTTAAATCCAAACCAAAAAATTAATATTCAACGTTATAAAGGGCTTGGAGAAATGGATCCTGAACAACTTTGAGAAACAACAATGGATCCAGAAAAACGTAAAATGTTGCAAGTTCAAATCGCAGATGCTTATAAAGCTGATCTTGCCTTTACAACTCTTATGGGTGAAAATGTTGAACTTAGACGTGAATTCATTGAAAAGAATGCAAAATTTGTAAAGAATATCGATTTATAA
- the ychF gene encoding redox-regulated ATPase YchF, which produces MSLKAGIVGLPNVGKSTLFSAITKKEAESSNYAFTTIEPNISSVPLMDKRLDEIAKIVNPQKIIHATFDFVDIAGLVQGASKGEGLGNKFLANIREVDAIIHVVRCFENKDILHVANSVDPVRDKDVINYELILADLDTINNVLNRVAKKAKSGDKEGIIEQNAALKVKEALEKEIPAREVILDENEAKFIKGYHLLTFKPIIYVANLSNEQFASYQNDPLYLQLKNSLKEYERVIPICVQLESELINIEDENEKQELLGLYGIETSGLDVLTREAFDLLGLETYFTAGQIEVRAWVFHKGWAAPKCAGIIHTDFEKKFIKADVISYSDYIEFGGELGAKNAGKLRSEGKTYIMKDGDICHFKFGK; this is translated from the coding sequence ATGTCATTAAAAGCTGGTATTGTTGGTCTTCCAAATGTTGGTAAAAGCACTCTTTTTAGTGCTATTACCAAAAAAGAAGCTGAATCTTCTAATTATGCTTTCACAACTATTGAACCTAATATTTCATCAGTTCCTTTAATGGATAAAAGATTAGATGAAATTGCTAAAATCGTTAATCCACAAAAAATAATTCATGCAACTTTTGATTTTGTTGATATTGCTGGTTTAGTCCAAGGAGCTTCAAAAGGAGAAGGTCTTGGAAATAAATTCTTAGCTAATATTCGTGAAGTTGATGCTATTATTCATGTAGTAAGATGTTTTGAAAATAAAGACATCTTACACGTTGCTAATTCAGTAGATCCAGTTAGAGATAAAGATGTTATTAACTATGAACTTATTCTTGCTGACTTAGATACAATTAATAATGTTTTAAACCGTGTTGCTAAAAAAGCTAAAAGCGGTGACAAAGAGGGAATTATCGAGCAAAATGCTGCTTTAAAAGTTAAAGAAGCACTTGAAAAAGAAATTCCTGCTCGTGAAGTTATCCTTGATGAAAATGAAGCTAAATTCATCAAAGGATATCATTTATTAACCTTTAAGCCTATTATTTATGTAGCAAATTTAAGTAATGAACAATTTGCATCATATCAAAATGATCCTCTTTACTTACAATTAAAAAATTCACTTAAAGAATATGAAAGAGTAATTCCAATTTGCGTGCAGCTTGAATCTGAACTTATTAACATCGAAGATGAAAATGAAAAACAAGAGCTTCTTGGTCTATACGGAATTGAAACTTCAGGACTTGATGTTTTAACAAGAGAAGCTTTTGATCTTCTTGGGCTTGAAACTTACTTTACAGCTGGGCAAATTGAAGTTAGAGCTTGAGTGTTTCACAAAGGATGAGCTGCACCTAAATGTGCTGGAATTATCCACACTGATTTTGAGAAAAAATTCATTAAAGCTGATGTTATTTCATATTCAGATTACATTGAATTTGGTGGTGAGCTTGGAGCTAAAAATGCTGGAAAATTGCGTTCAGAAGGTAAAACTTATATTATGAAAGATGGTGATATTTGCCACTTTAAATTCGGAAAATAA